From the Mycoplasmatota bacterium genome, one window contains:
- a CDS encoding polysaccharide biosynthesis protein: MKKIDFKNCLIMMIDIGFVYYAFLFASLLLHDFRMHDEIETVIQSFIWLLPLYVLIFILFKLYVSVWEYASIEEALNVFLAVVIGFILVNLIRISFNLSLQPNLLILSHIILFLLLIGVRYIYRLKNCFIHLLNRDENRIRTLVIGAGSASNLLIKELNGNKAILNHVICLVDDDIKKLGKMIHGVKVVGTTRQLKYLVFKYKIEEIIVSIPSASQFEFQSILKSCEDLTIKVKVFPPFYQLINEDCLNFSVNKIREVEIVDLLGRDEVMIDNLGLLDFLSDEVIFVSGGGGSIGSELCRQIVKFHPKKIIIFDQYENNAYEIQNELLRDIEKLDVKPDIEVLIGSVQDEFRLIEIFSMYSISVIFHAAAHKHVPLMEVSPKEAIKNNVYGTYTIAKLAHEYKVKKFVLISSDKAVNPTNIMGATKRLSEMIINAFNGISLTHYAAVRFGNVLGSNGSVVPLFKKQIKNGGPVTVTHKEVIRYFMTISEAVSLVLQAGAYARGGEIFVLDMGKPMKILELAENLIRLSGYEPYRDINILITGLRPGDKLYEELLMADENLQETKHEKIYFLRQKLIYLDQIEDYLEELNYALTLQNVNIPQVISKLIPTYRNLSMKEGIV; the protein is encoded by the coding sequence ATGAAAAAGATTGATTTTAAAAATTGTTTAATTATGATGATAGATATCGGTTTTGTTTATTATGCTTTCTTATTTGCCTCGTTATTACTTCATGATTTTAGAATGCATGATGAAATTGAAACGGTTATACAATCATTTATCTGGTTATTACCGCTTTATGTACTTATATTTATCTTATTTAAATTATATGTATCGGTCTGGGAATATGCGAGTATTGAAGAAGCATTAAATGTGTTTTTAGCGGTTGTCATAGGGTTTATTTTAGTAAACTTAATCAGAATCAGTTTTAATCTTTCACTTCAACCTAATTTACTTATTTTAAGTCATATTATCCTGTTTTTATTGTTAATTGGTGTACGGTATATTTATCGTCTAAAGAATTGTTTTATTCATTTATTAAATAGAGATGAAAATAGAATAAGGACCTTAGTTATTGGTGCAGGTAGTGCTTCTAATTTATTGATTAAAGAATTAAATGGAAATAAAGCTATATTAAATCACGTGATTTGTTTAGTTGATGATGATATTAAGAAGTTAGGAAAAATGATTCATGGGGTGAAAGTGGTTGGGACGACAAGACAACTAAAGTATTTAGTATTTAAGTATAAAATAGAAGAAATCATCGTTTCAATTCCTAGTGCAAGTCAATTTGAGTTTCAAAGTATATTAAAATCTTGCGAAGATTTAACGATTAAAGTTAAAGTCTTTCCACCATTTTATCAATTAATTAATGAAGATTGTCTTAATTTTTCAGTAAACAAAATACGAGAAGTTGAGATTGTAGATTTGTTAGGACGAGATGAAGTAATGATTGATAATCTGGGGTTACTTGATTTTTTAAGCGATGAAGTTATTTTCGTTAGTGGTGGGGGTGGCTCTATTGGGTCTGAATTGTGCCGTCAGATTGTTAAATTTCATCCCAAAAAAATAATTATTTTTGATCAATATGAAAATAATGCTTATGAGATACAAAATGAATTATTAAGAGATATAGAAAAATTGGATGTAAAACCTGATATTGAAGTTTTAATCGGATCTGTTCAAGATGAATTTCGTTTAATAGAAATATTTAGTATGTATTCAATTTCAGTAATCTTCCATGCAGCAGCACATAAACATGTGCCCCTCATGGAAGTAAGTCCAAAAGAAGCAATTAAAAATAATGTCTATGGAACTTATACAATCGCTAAATTAGCTCATGAATATAAGGTAAAGAAGTTTGTTTTGATATCATCGGATAAAGCAGTAAATCCTACCAATATAATGGGGGCTACTAAACGACTCTCTGAGATGATTATTAATGCCTTCAATGGGATTAGTTTAACCCATTATGCTGCTGTACGATTTGGTAATGTCTTAGGGAGTAATGGGTCTGTTGTTCCACTATTTAAAAAACAAATTAAAAATGGGGGACCTGTTACTGTCACACATAAAGAAGTCATTCGTTATTTCATGACAATTAGTGAAGCAGTATCACTTGTATTACAAGCAGGTGCTTATGCTCGTGGTGGTGAAATTTTTGTATTAGATATGGGAAAACCGATGAAAATATTAGAATTAGCAGAGAATTTAATTCGATTAAGTGGTTATGAACCGTATCGTGATATCAATATATTAATAACTGGTTTACGTCCTGGAGATAAATTATATGAAGAGTTATTAATGGCTGATGAAAATTTACAGGAAACAAAGCATGAGAAAATCTATTTTTTACGTCAGAAACTTATTTATTTAGATCAAATCGAGGACTACTTAGAAGAGTTAAATTATGCTTTAACGTTACAGAATGTAAATATTCCGCAAGTTATCTCCAAATTAATTCCAACTTATCGTAATCTTTCAATGAAAGAAGGTATTGTATGA
- a CDS encoding rod shape-determining protein, translating to MANKKLGIGIDLGTTNLLVYIEGHGIIFNEPSVVAFDIETGEVIAGGEEAFSMIGKTHKKIRVSRPLREGVISDMDAAKALLKYVFQRVQNVRDFKNSKCLICCPSEVTQIEREAMRELAIQMGITDVFIEEEIKSGAIGSGIDIYTANAAMVIDIGGGTTDVGVLSLGDVVLSQSIRVAGNYIDQEIIKYVHKTHNLVIGQKTAEKAKFEISTLLDEEEEKFTRISGRDLVTGLPSATKLSSKEIRKLLLPIFDEIVNVVYSVLEQTPPELSADIVDNGIIVNGGGALIPGIVEYIAEMVHLPVKVANNPLTAVVEGTKILLKNRGSYLINPTD from the coding sequence ATGGCTAACAAGAAACTAGGAATCGGTATAGATTTAGGTACTACAAATCTTCTAGTCTATATCGAAGGTCATGGAATTATTTTTAATGAGCCATCAGTAGTTGCTTTTGATATTGAAACTGGTGAGGTCATTGCAGGTGGGGAAGAAGCATTCTCAATGATTGGTAAGACCCACAAGAAAATCCGTGTAAGTCGTCCATTACGTGAGGGAGTTATCTCAGACATGGATGCTGCGAAAGCATTATTAAAATACGTTTTCCAACGTGTGCAAAACGTAAGAGATTTCAAAAATTCAAAATGTTTAATTTGTTGCCCATCAGAAGTTACACAAATTGAACGTGAAGCAATGCGCGAACTTGCAATCCAAATGGGTATCACTGATGTATTTATCGAAGAAGAGATTAAATCAGGTGCTATTGGATCAGGTATTGATATTTACACAGCTAATGCTGCTATGGTAATTGACATTGGTGGTGGAACAACTGATGTTGGTGTCTTATCACTAGGAGACGTTGTATTATCTCAATCAATTCGAGTTGCAGGAAACTATATTGATCAAGAAATTATTAAGTATGTTCACAAAACACATAATTTAGTAATTGGTCAAAAAACAGCTGAAAAGGCAAAATTCGAAATTTCTACATTATTAGATGAGGAAGAAGAAAAATTCACACGTATTTCCGGTCGTGATTTAGTAACTGGATTACCTTCAGCTACAAAATTATCTTCTAAAGAAATCAGAAAATTATTACTTCCTATCTTTGATGAAATTGTAAATGTTGTTTATTCAGTATTAGAACAAACACCTCCTGAATTATCAGCTGACATAGTTGACAATGGAATCATTGTTAACGGTGGTGGTGCCTTAATTCCAGGTATCGTTGAATATATAGCAGAAATGGTTCATCTACCTGTTAAAGTAGCTAATAATCCATTAACTGCTGTTGTAGAAGGTACTAAGATTCTTCTTAAAAACCGTGGAAGTTATTTAATTAATCCAACTGATTAA
- a CDS encoding rod shape-determining protein, which translates to MAKKSYRIGVDLGTANILVYINGSGVVYNEPSVVAFDNETNKCIAVGKRAFDMVGKEHKHIRLVKPLDGGVIADVVATKVYLEKVFEKLENINVDLKNSTLLLCCPSEVSHIERLALIDLAKKIGVRDAFIEEELKAGAIGAGLDIYEAKGCMVVDIGGGTTDVGVLSLGDLVVSESCKIAGNYIDKEITKYVKFKYGIIIGASTAEAIKIKLGTLRRDLKEELEYVFAGRNLNNGLPCKMKIKQSEIRDIFLRGFEVVVNTIKKVLQQTPPELASDIYESSIMINGGGALIDGMKEYLEEALSLKVRIAENPLISIVEGTKSLLNNRGNYLVKPTDN; encoded by the coding sequence ATGGCAAAGAAAAGTTATCGAATAGGAGTCGATTTAGGTACTGCTAATATACTTGTGTATATTAACGGAAGCGGTGTCGTTTACAATGAACCTTCTGTAGTCGCGTTTGATAATGAGACTAATAAATGTATTGCAGTTGGGAAGAGAGCTTTTGACATGGTAGGTAAAGAGCACAAACATATCAGACTTGTAAAACCTTTAGATGGAGGTGTTATAGCTGATGTAGTCGCGACTAAGGTTTACTTAGAGAAAGTATTTGAAAAATTAGAAAACATAAATGTGGATTTAAAGAATTCTACCTTATTACTATGTTGTCCATCAGAAGTTTCTCATATTGAACGATTAGCTTTGATTGATCTAGCAAAGAAAATTGGCGTGCGTGATGCATTTATTGAAGAGGAACTTAAAGCTGGAGCTATTGGCGCAGGATTAGATATCTATGAAGCTAAAGGATGTATGGTTGTAGATATTGGTGGTGGAACAACTGATGTTGGTGTTTTATCTTTAGGTGATTTAGTAGTCTCAGAATCATGTAAAATAGCTGGAAATTATATAGATAAAGAAATAACAAAATACGTTAAATTTAAGTATGGTATTATTATTGGGGCCTCAACTGCTGAAGCGATTAAAATTAAGCTTGGTACTTTAAGAAGAGACTTAAAAGAGGAATTAGAATATGTCTTTGCAGGACGTAACTTAAATAATGGTTTACCATGTAAAATGAAAATTAAACAATCTGAGATACGTGATATCTTCTTAAGAGGATTTGAAGTAGTTGTTAACACAATTAAAAAAGTACTTCAACAAACTCCACCTGAATTAGCATCTGATATTTATGAAAGTTCAATCATGATTAATGGTGGTGGTGCCTTAATAGATGGAATGAAGGAGTATTTAGAAGAAGCACTTTCATTAAAAGTACGAATCGCTGAAAATCCATTAATATCTATTGTTGAAGGAACAAAATCATTACTTAACAACAGAGGTAATTATTTAGTTAAACCAACTGATAACTAA
- a CDS encoding rod shape-determining protein, with protein MEKSILKIGIDLGTSNTLIYSSGRGVVYNEPTVVAFDKNTGKIIAVGTEAKVMLGKTHDKINVVRPIEQGVIADKDSTIKMLDYILEHNVKQFENINPKKTVVLVCCHSDLSSIERKALKDIITDFGLDNVFVQEEVKAGAIGAGIDIYTPEGSMIIDIGGGSTDVGVLALGDIVVSKSIKVAGNYFDKEIKKYIKKKHNFEIGLLTAEQVKIALATLRDELKEEKEISVAGRDLKRGLPSRIVIKQSEVRDVLKRCLGSIANQILKVLEVTPPEIAADIIDSGVILNGGGALIDGLSEYLEDLCQLDIKISPEPLTAIVKGTKDLLKNRGDYLVAPSD; from the coding sequence ATGGAAAAAAGTATTTTGAAAATAGGAATTGATTTAGGAACATCAAATACTTTAATCTACTCGAGTGGTCGTGGTGTTGTTTATAACGAACCTACTGTTGTCGCATTTGATAAAAATACTGGTAAAATCATTGCGGTTGGAACTGAAGCAAAAGTGATGTTGGGAAAAACACATGACAAAATCAATGTGGTTCGACCAATTGAGCAAGGTGTAATTGCTGATAAAGATTCAACGATTAAAATGCTTGATTATATATTAGAACATAATGTGAAACAGTTTGAAAACATTAACCCTAAAAAAACAGTTGTATTAGTTTGTTGTCATTCAGATCTATCAAGTATTGAAAGAAAAGCTTTAAAGGATATTATTACAGATTTTGGTTTGGATAATGTATTTGTGCAAGAAGAAGTTAAAGCAGGTGCTATTGGAGCGGGAATTGACATTTATACACCTGAAGGCTCTATGATTATTGATATCGGTGGTGGATCTACTGATGTTGGTGTATTAGCGCTAGGTGATATTGTTGTTTCAAAGTCAATTAAAGTTGCAGGAAATTATTTTGATAAAGAGATTAAAAAATATATTAAGAAAAAACATAATTTTGAAATTGGATTATTAACCGCAGAACAAGTAAAAATTGCTTTAGCAACATTAAGAGATGAACTGAAAGAAGAAAAAGAAATTTCTGTAGCAGGTAGAGATTTAAAACGTGGATTACCATCTCGTATTGTCATCAAACAATCAGAAGTTAGAGACGTATTAAAACGTTGTTTAGGTTCGATTGCTAATCAAATCTTGAAAGTACTAGAAGTAACTCCACCTGAAATTGCTGCTGATATTATAGATAGTGGCGTTATCTTAAACGGTGGCGGTGCTTTAATTGATGGATTAAGTGAATATTTAGAAGATTTATGTCAATTAGATATTAAAATTTCTCCTGAACCTCTTACAGCAATTGTTAAAGGTACAAAGGATTTATTGAAAAATAGAGGAGATTATTTAGTTGCCCCTAGTGATTAA
- a CDS encoding rod shape-determining protein has translation MIDNKIGIGIDLGTTNLLVYVQGHGIIFNEPSVVAFDIETGEVIAGGEDACSMIGKTHQKIRVSRPLREGVISDMDAAKALLRYVFKRIQNVKNLQSAKCLICCPSEVTQIEREAMRELAIQMGITDVFIEEEVKSGAIGSGIDIYTANASMVIDIGGGTTDVGVLSLGDVVLSQSIRIAGNYIDQQIIKYVHKTHNLVIGQKTAERAKIEIATLLDNDEKFTRVSGRDLVTGLPSATKISSKEMRKLLLPIFDEIVNVVYSVLEQTPPELSADIVDNGIIINGGGALIPGVKEYVEEMVNLPVKISDTPLIDVVEGTKVLLKNRGSYLINPTD, from the coding sequence ATGATAGATAATAAAATTGGCATAGGAATTGACTTAGGTACAACTAACCTATTAGTCTACGTACAAGGACATGGTATTATCTTTAATGAACCATCTGTCGTCGCATTCGATATTGAAACAGGTGAAGTCATCGCTGGTGGTGAAGATGCCTGTTCTATGATTGGGAAAACCCATCAAAAAATCAGAGTTAGCCGTCCATTACGTGAAGGCGTTATTTCAGATATGGATGCAGCTAAAGCATTATTAAGATATGTTTTCAAGCGTATTCAAAATGTTAAAAATCTTCAAAGTGCAAAATGTTTAATATGCTGTCCATCAGAAGTTACTCAAATTGAACGTGAAGCAATGCGTGAACTTGCAATCCAAATGGGAATTACTGATGTATTCATTGAAGAAGAGGTTAAATCAGGTGCCATTGGATCTGGTATTGATATTTACACAGCTAACGCTTCTATGGTAATTGACATTGGTGGTGGAACAACTGATGTTGGTGTCTTATCACTAGGAGATGTTGTGTTATCTCAATCTATTCGTATTGCAGGAAATTATATTGATCAACAAATAATTAAATATGTTCATAAGACGCATAATTTAGTTATTGGTCAAAAAACAGCTGAAAGAGCTAAAATTGAAATCGCTACTCTATTAGATAATGACGAAAAATTTACAAGAGTATCAGGTAGAGATTTAGTAACAGGTTTACCTTCAGCAACAAAAATTTCATCTAAAGAAATGCGTAAATTATTGCTGCCTATTTTTGATGAAATTGTGAATGTTGTATACTCTGTACTAGAACAAACACCTCCTGAATTATCAGCTGACATAGTTGACAATGGAATTATTATTAATGGTGGTGGTGCATTAATACCTGGTGTTAAAGAATATGTTGAAGAAATGGTTAATTTACCAGTAAAAATATCCGATACACCATTAATAGATGTAGTAGAAGGAACTAAAGTTCTACTTAAAAACCGTGGAAGTTATTTAATTAATCCAACAGATTAA
- a CDS encoding rod shape-determining protein codes for MAKKERGYKIGIDLGTANTLVYLNGQGLIFNEPSCVAFDRRSNECIAVGQKAKNMLGREHQLIRVVKPLEGGVVADLDATKALLEFVFEQMAHINIEFGKTTLLICCPSEVSQIERVALLELSEKLGVKDVFIEEEVKAGAIGAGLDIFAPKGTMVIDIGGGSTDIGVLALGDLVVSESIRVAGNYIDQAIIKFVKLKYGMAIGTRTAESIKKTLGTLKEDLVDEKEYIYAGRDIVSGLPKRMIIKQSEVRNLMIKAFDSVAIVAKKVLEQTPPELASDIFEGEIVVNGGGALIPGIKEFFEDRLHLKVRVSENALTAIVDGTKYLLQNRGNYLVKPLD; via the coding sequence ATGGCGAAAAAGGAAAGAGGTTATAAAATCGGGATTGATCTTGGTACAGCAAATACATTAGTTTATTTGAATGGTCAAGGGTTAATCTTTAATGAGCCTTCATGTGTAGCTTTTGATAGAAGAAGCAATGAATGTATTGCAGTTGGACAAAAAGCAAAAAACATGTTAGGTAGAGAGCATCAATTAATTAGAGTAGTAAAACCGTTAGAAGGTGGCGTTGTTGCTGACTTAGATGCAACAAAAGCATTATTAGAATTTGTTTTTGAACAAATGGCTCATATTAATATCGAATTTGGTAAAACTACACTTCTTATTTGTTGTCCTTCAGAAGTATCTCAGATTGAAAGGGTTGCATTATTGGAGTTGTCTGAAAAATTAGGAGTTAAGGATGTCTTTATTGAAGAAGAAGTTAAAGCTGGTGCTATTGGTGCTGGTCTTGATATCTTTGCGCCAAAAGGGACAATGGTTATTGATATTGGTGGAGGATCTACTGATATTGGTGTATTAGCACTAGGTGATTTAGTAGTATCTGAATCAATACGTGTAGCTGGTAATTATATAGACCAAGCAATTATCAAATTTGTTAAACTAAAATATGGTATGGCAATTGGTACAAGAACAGCAGAAAGTATTAAAAAAACACTAGGAACATTAAAAGAAGATTTAGTTGATGAAAAAGAATACATTTATGCAGGAAGAGACATCGTTTCAGGACTGCCTAAACGTATGATTATTAAACAATCAGAAGTAAGAAACCTTATGATAAAAGCATTTGATAGTGTTGCTATCGTAGCAAAAAAAGTGCTAGAACAAACACCACCAGAACTAGCATCAGACATCTTCGAAGGTGAAATTGTGGTAAACGGTGGTGGCGCATTAATTCCGGGTATTAAAGAGTTTTTTGAAGACAGACTACATCTAAAAGTGAGAGTCTCAGAAAACGCATTAACTGCTATTGTTGATGGTACTAAATACTTACTTCAAAATCGTGGTAATTACTTAGTTAAACCACTAGATTAA
- a CDS encoding restriction endonuclease has protein sequence MQETEAKFYVQPLLTWFLLVVYPPFGILFLWIIGHYDVLIRISLSLLFGLIYLEFLGFYSSFIRASIYSLIFAYILYRYYKIKEYEEKIHTLFNDALNDLEVNNIIQNYFKKFAPPTNCFNDCLYFELYLRKKYTIIYKHLTLSHKEDTFINIVYQASDFINNVETIIKKDVNEEKIVTINKMLEKHKAINEHYDQELNHLSTILSEKLKLTGDKFILYFTWELIKQSSIHYYADLFKEKYGDEFKSVDLSIMNDVLLKYVSLDYLHIDKNSKDLTMFTYFLMKYGAYKENNDYYTCLNTIYNSLDEAYKDRKYHLFKKHLFHTSDELIKEIETIEVINEMKSKDRFMIFVSDLLKSLGYDKINKPINNYIDYIVSSNDSSFGIQVVYRSELDEKLKSEVIQDLKLGLTINELKKGIIITNGSFTPDATKLAEINNIMLWDKDKLKEKGLLAKRFFKHQYRIEPTNEIKFDDLTSIPFNKITMDTIDKMSGYEFQYYLAELLNRKGYKILSIMKSHDKGVDIILEKNSLRFGIQAKRNKNNINQHAIKEIVAGIPTYSLHGGYVITNQYFTEEAKRLANACNITLWDRKYLETEIQKI, from the coding sequence ATGCAAGAAACAGAAGCTAAATTTTATGTTCAACCTCTATTAACTTGGTTTTTACTCGTGGTATATCCACCATTTGGAATTTTATTTTTATGGATAATTGGTCATTATGATGTATTAATTAGGATTTCTTTATCCTTATTATTTGGGCTAATCTACTTAGAATTTTTAGGTTTCTATTCTAGCTTTATTAGAGCGTCCATTTATTCACTTATTTTTGCTTATATCCTTTATCGTTACTATAAAATAAAAGAATATGAAGAAAAAATTCATACATTATTTAACGATGCTTTAAATGATTTAGAAGTTAATAATATCATTCAAAACTATTTCAAGAAATTTGCTCCACCGACTAATTGTTTTAATGATTGCTTATACTTCGAACTATATCTTAGAAAGAAGTATACTATTATCTATAAACATTTAACCCTTAGTCATAAAGAAGATACTTTTATTAATATCGTTTATCAAGCGTCTGATTTCATAAATAATGTAGAAACCATAATAAAAAAAGATGTGAATGAAGAAAAAATAGTTACGATAAATAAAATGTTAGAAAAACATAAAGCCATAAATGAACATTACGATCAAGAACTAAATCATTTATCAACCATTTTATCAGAAAAACTAAAACTAACAGGTGATAAATTTATTCTCTACTTTACCTGGGAACTAATTAAACAATCCTCAATTCATTATTATGCAGATTTATTTAAAGAGAAATATGGCGATGAATTTAAAAGTGTTGATTTAAGCATTATGAATGATGTCCTCTTAAAATACGTTTCACTAGATTATTTACATATTGATAAAAACTCAAAAGATTTAACAATGTTTACCTATTTTTTGATGAAATACGGTGCATATAAAGAAAATAATGATTATTATACTTGTTTAAATACCATCTATAATTCTTTAGATGAGGCCTATAAAGACAGAAAATATCATCTGTTTAAAAAACATTTATTTCATACTTCGGATGAGTTAATAAAAGAAATAGAAACCATTGAGGTAATAAACGAAATGAAATCAAAAGATCGATTTATGATTTTTGTTTCTGATTTATTAAAATCACTAGGTTATGATAAGATTAATAAACCAATAAACAACTATATTGATTATATTGTTTCATCAAATGATAGTTCCTTTGGTATACAGGTCGTCTATAGAAGTGAGTTAGATGAAAAATTGAAAAGTGAAGTAATTCAAGATTTGAAATTAGGATTAACTATCAATGAACTAAAAAAAGGAATAATCATCACAAATGGTTCTTTCACACCTGATGCGACTAAACTTGCAGAAATTAATAACATCATGTTATGGGATAAAGATAAACTAAAAGAAAAAGGATTACTCGCGAAACGTTTCTTTAAACATCAATATAGAATTGAACCGACCAATGAAATCAAATTTGATGATTTAACAAGTATCCCATTTAATAAGATTACAATGGACACAATAGATAAAATGTCTGGTTATGAGTTTCAATATTATCTTGCAGAACTTTTAAATAGAAAAGGATATAAAATATTATCTATTATGAAATCACATGATAAAGGTGTTGATATCATTTTAGAAAAAAATAGTTTAAGATTCGGCATTCAAGCAAAAAGAAATAAAAATAATATTAACCAACATGCGATTAAAGAGATTGTCGCAGGAATTCCAACCTACTCTCTACATGGAGGTTATGTTATCACCAATCAATATTTTACTGAAGAAGCAAAGCGATTAGCTAATGCCTGTAATATCACCTTATGGGATAGAAAATATTTAGAAACTGAAATCCAGAAAATATAA
- a CDS encoding CpsD/CapB family tyrosine-protein kinase, which produces MIEEKIITLKNPQSYLSEIYRRVRTNIEFASIDTKIKTVNVTSTSADETKTTTACNLAVMYASKFEKVLLVDSDLRKPTVHRFLNVNNSVGLTDCMLAYSNQNSDISNINLNDFIKKIEHPSMTHPLHVMTSGTKINNAAEFLGSNTFKSLLSVLKDYYDVIIVDSAPSGIIIDGLIVSSCCDATLYITVYNSTKLDQAKQVIDSLKKAGANVIGSIIAKTPVHKRLLNRYYYNNYYYRAEEEDE; this is translated from the coding sequence ATGATAGAAGAGAAAATAATCACATTAAAGAATCCTCAATCATATTTGAGTGAAATATATCGTAGGGTGCGAACGAATATTGAATTTGCTAGTATTGATACTAAGATAAAAACAGTAAATGTGACCTCGACAAGTGCTGATGAAACTAAGACGACAACTGCTTGTAATTTAGCTGTCATGTATGCGAGTAAGTTTGAAAAAGTTTTATTAGTTGATTCTGATTTACGGAAACCGACGGTTCATCGATTTTTAAATGTTAATAATAGTGTAGGGTTAACCGATTGTATGTTAGCTTATTCTAATCAAAATAGTGATATTAGTAATATAAATTTAAATGACTTTATTAAAAAAATTGAACATCCATCAATGACCCATCCACTTCATGTTATGACCTCTGGAACTAAAATTAACAACGCTGCAGAGTTTTTAGGTTCAAATACATTTAAGTCTTTACTTAGTGTTTTAAAAGATTATTATGATGTGATTATTGTTGATTCAGCACCTAGTGGAATTATTATTGATGGGTTAATTGTGTCTAGTTGTTGTGATGCTACTTTATACATAACCGTATATAATAGTACAAAATTAGATCAAGCAAAACAAGTGATTGATAGTTTAAAAAAAGCTGGTGCAAATGTGATTGGTTCAATTATAGCTAAAACACCAGTTCATAAACGATTGCTTAATCGTTATTATTATAATAATTACTATTACCGTGCTGAAGAGGAGGATGAATAA